A single genomic interval of Salinarchaeum sp. IM2453 harbors:
- a CDS encoding winged helix-turn-helix domain-containing protein, with product MAGTDEDSLADLPPSAKLVYKVLEYDGPMTQKQIVEESMLSARTVRYALERLEEIGIVSEDVYFADARQNLYRITEESPSDPEQGTDAGAYAE from the coding sequence ATGGCAGGGACTGACGAAGATAGTCTCGCGGACCTCCCACCAAGTGCGAAGCTTGTCTACAAAGTGCTTGAATATGACGGACCAATGACACAAAAGCAGATTGTAGAAGAGTCAATGCTGTCAGCACGGACGGTTCGGTACGCACTTGAACGACTTGAGGAGATTGGCATCGTGAGTGAAGATGTGTATTTTGCAGATGCACGACAGAACTTATACCGAATAACTGAAGAGTCTCCATCAGACCCGGAGCAAGGGACTGACGCCGGAGCATACGCAGAGTAA
- a CDS encoding ribosome biogenesis/translation initiation ATPase RLI — protein sequence MTDDSIAVVDLERCQPDRCNYECMNYCPPNRTGKECIVIRGEEAEEGGPDQIRISEEICLGESCGICVEKCPFDAIEIINLPAELSDDPVHQYGDNAFRLYGLPLPAEGQVAGILGPNGIGKTTAVQILAGELTPNLGEWESPPEWDTVIREYSGTQLQEYLTGTVEGDRTVAQKPQYVDQIPEQFNGTTRDLLAGTDERNQLDTIVDRLSLGPVIDQPIEDLSGGELQRVAIAACLARDADFYFLDEITPYLDIGQRIAAARLIRDIAEGSNRSMLVVEHDLAVLDLLADTLHVAYGDPNAYGVITDPKSVKKGINEYLAGYLENENMRIRSEQIEFEEHAPRTTTTGDQLVEYPQVEKSYGEDAFSLTVESGTIYQNEVLGIVGPNGIGKSTFAKMLAGELTPDSGSLDADLDISYKPQYIEIDQNRRVDTFLSGITSDFGSSYWNTEIAKPLQLDPIMEQRLTELSGGERQRVAIAACLSQDADLYLLDEPSAHLDVEQRVQATNAIRRYAESNDATVLVIDHDIYLIDLLSDRLLVFDGEPAVSGHAGTPQNMRSGMNEFLSNLEITFRRDERVGRPRINKPDSQLDRQQKREGEYYYTPTDS from the coding sequence ATGACCGACGATAGTATCGCTGTTGTTGACTTAGAACGGTGCCAGCCGGATCGCTGTAACTACGAGTGTATGAATTACTGTCCACCAAACCGGACAGGTAAAGAATGCATTGTTATTCGGGGGGAGGAAGCAGAAGAAGGTGGTCCTGATCAAATCCGAATCAGTGAAGAGATTTGTCTTGGTGAATCGTGCGGTATCTGTGTTGAAAAATGTCCCTTTGATGCAATCGAGATCATTAACCTCCCAGCAGAACTCAGCGATGATCCTGTTCACCAATACGGTGACAACGCGTTCCGACTTTATGGACTTCCACTTCCAGCTGAAGGCCAAGTAGCCGGAATTTTAGGTCCTAATGGAATCGGTAAAACAACTGCCGTCCAAATCCTTGCAGGTGAACTCACGCCTAACTTAGGTGAATGGGAATCTCCACCTGAATGGGATACTGTAATCCGTGAATATAGTGGTACACAACTTCAGGAATATCTTACAGGTACTGTGGAAGGTGACCGGACGGTCGCACAAAAACCACAGTACGTTGATCAAATTCCAGAGCAGTTTAATGGAACCACCCGGGATCTACTGGCTGGAACGGATGAGCGGAATCAGCTTGATACGATTGTCGACCGACTTTCTCTTGGCCCCGTGATTGACCAGCCAATCGAAGATCTCTCTGGTGGCGAACTTCAACGTGTCGCGATTGCAGCCTGTCTCGCTCGAGATGCTGACTTCTATTTCCTTGACGAAATTACACCATACCTCGACATCGGCCAACGGATCGCTGCTGCTCGTCTGATTCGTGATATTGCAGAGGGATCAAATCGCTCAATGCTTGTTGTTGAGCACGACCTTGCCGTCCTTGATCTGCTTGCGGACACGCTCCATGTCGCATATGGTGACCCGAACGCTTACGGTGTAATCACCGATCCAAAGTCGGTGAAAAAAGGCATCAACGAGTACCTTGCTGGATACCTTGAAAATGAGAACATGCGTATTCGTTCAGAACAGATTGAGTTCGAAGAGCATGCTCCTCGTACGACAACAACCGGAGATCAACTGGTTGAGTACCCACAAGTTGAGAAAAGCTACGGTGAAGACGCGTTTTCGCTAACAGTCGAGTCAGGAACGATCTATCAAAACGAGGTGCTGGGCATTGTTGGTCCAAATGGCATTGGTAAGTCAACGTTTGCGAAGATGCTTGCTGGTGAATTAACGCCAGATAGTGGATCACTTGATGCGGATCTTGATATCTCCTATAAACCTCAGTATATCGAAATTGATCAAAACCGTCGTGTTGACACTTTCTTGTCAGGAATCACCTCTGACTTTGGGTCCTCCTACTGGAATACTGAAATTGCCAAACCACTCCAACTTGACCCGATAATGGAACAGCGTCTCACTGAACTCTCAGGCGGTGAGCGACAGCGTGTCGCAATTGCTGCCTGTCTCTCGCAGGATGCTGACCTTTACTTACTCGATGAACCTTCAGCGCATCTGGATGTTGAACAACGTGTCCAAGCAACGAACGCAATTCGCCGGTATGCAGAATCAAATGATGCGACTGTCCTTGTTATCGACCATGATATATACCTGATTGATCTTCTCTCTGATCGTCTGCTTGTATTCGACGGCGAACCGGCGGTATCCGGTCATGCTGGCACACCACAAAATATGCGGTCTGGGATGAACGAATTCCTTTCGAACCTCGAAATTACTTTCCGACGAGATGAGCGCGTTGGCCGTCCTCGAATCAACAAGCCGGACAGCCAGCTCGACCGACAGCAGAAACGAGAGGGTGAATACTACTACACCCCAACTGACTCTTAG